The following are encoded in a window of Variovorax paradoxus genomic DNA:
- a CDS encoding TolC family outer membrane protein gives MHFSRLLPSAAAGAFLLLAGTAALAQAGTATPLGMTEAVRLAATSHPTVRNAVGQALQAGEGIAAARSGYYPQVSAGLSARTGNRQLQTDGRRQVHQASLSVTQLLYDFGKVSSAVNEAEASATAARAKLLVAVDDVVRDTAQAWIEVHRQQALGEIAQAQVKGVQSLAGLVGERQAKGATSQSDVAQAQSRLEAARAQQLNTASQAERWRLNLMHLTQGRMPVDIAGEASAPLASACAAHPQTALPAPTVQMAQAERDMAQAALRGADAQLLPTLSLNAGVNRGLESGARLAGQSATESTLTVNFSAPLYEGGRSQARQRAAVHAVEAAEAALGYAQLSVRQRLEDARVQSQGHAQRLPVLAARVHSTQRTRDLYREQYLQLGTRSLLDLLNAEQEFHGARFEQAESAHEVQRLAVECLYQSGRLREAFGLVDAGDLVAGGQP, from the coding sequence ATGCATTTTTCTCGTCTCCTTCCGTCCGCCGCCGCGGGCGCATTTCTTCTGCTCGCCGGCACGGCGGCGCTTGCGCAAGCGGGCACCGCCACCCCGCTGGGCATGACCGAGGCCGTGCGCCTGGCCGCCACCTCGCACCCGACCGTGCGCAATGCCGTCGGGCAGGCGCTGCAGGCGGGTGAGGGCATTGCGGCCGCGCGCTCGGGCTACTACCCGCAGGTTAGCGCAGGCCTGAGCGCACGCACGGGCAACCGCCAGCTCCAGACCGACGGTCGCCGCCAGGTGCACCAGGCCTCGCTGTCGGTGACCCAGCTGCTGTACGACTTCGGCAAGGTGTCGAGCGCCGTGAACGAGGCCGAGGCGTCGGCCACGGCCGCGCGCGCCAAGCTGCTCGTGGCGGTCGACGACGTGGTGCGCGATACCGCGCAGGCATGGATCGAAGTGCATCGCCAGCAGGCGCTCGGCGAAATCGCGCAGGCCCAGGTGAAGGGTGTGCAGTCGCTGGCCGGCCTCGTGGGCGAGCGCCAGGCCAAGGGCGCCACCAGCCAGTCCGACGTGGCACAGGCGCAGTCGCGCCTGGAGGCCGCGCGTGCGCAGCAACTCAACACCGCGTCGCAAGCCGAGCGCTGGCGCCTCAACCTCATGCATTTGACCCAGGGCCGCATGCCGGTCGACATCGCCGGCGAAGCGTCGGCGCCGCTCGCGAGCGCCTGCGCCGCGCACCCGCAGACGGCCTTGCCCGCACCGACCGTGCAGATGGCGCAGGCCGAGCGCGACATGGCGCAGGCCGCACTGCGCGGTGCCGATGCCCAACTGCTGCCCACGCTGTCGCTCAACGCCGGCGTCAACCGGGGGCTCGAATCGGGCGCGCGGCTCGCCGGCCAGTCCGCCACCGAAAGCACGCTCACCGTCAACTTCAGCGCGCCGCTGTACGAAGGCGGGCGCAGCCAGGCCCGCCAGCGCGCCGCCGTGCACGCCGTCGAAGCGGCCGAGGCCGCGCTGGGCTACGCACAGCTCAGCGTGCGGCAGCGGCTTGAAGACGCGCGCGTGCAATCGCAAGGCCACGCGCAGCGCCTGCCCGTGCTCGCCGCGCGCGTGCACAGCACGCAGCGCACGCGCGACCTGTACCGCGAGCAGTACCTGCAGCTGGGCACGCGCTCGCTGCTCGACCTGCTCAATGCCGAGCAGGAGTTCCACGGCGCGCGCTTCGAGCAGGCCGAGAGCGCGCACGAAGTGCAGCGGCTCGCGGTCGAGTGCCTGTACCAGTCGGGCCGCCTGCGCGAGGCCTTCGGGCTGGTCGATGCGGGCGACCTCGTCGCCGGAGGCCAGCCATGA
- a CDS encoding type I secretion system permease/ATPase: MTATTMPELAAARGPELLSGWVDAVLAVAAHYHLDTSRERIRGAVAWSDHEDIGERVRQMARQAGLTVRQVAPRLDTLSPWRLPVVLQLRDGQVAVVTAISAQGLRVMLGGDQGAETVCTIDELQPTLEAMAVLRPAQSAPDSRVDAYIRPVEPHWLRQIVLADWRPYAHILVASLAYNLMALAGTLFSMQVYDRVVPAQSLPTLHVLFGGVLLSIVFSWVMRGARMRITDVVGKRADLRISDRVFGHALRVRGSARPRATGTFISQLRELEPVREMLTSTTVAAVADLPFFFVFCVLFWFIAGWLVLVPLAACVLLLVPSLLAQPRLRALAQAGMRESSLRNAMLVEAVQGIDDIKVLQAEPRFQNQWNHYNAVNADSGLQLRALLNTLSNWTQTVQGGAFAFVVFFGAPLVMDGHMSTGVLVAASILSTRMLAPLAGVTQVLNRWQQAKVAGESLDQLMKLPVDHPPNETRVHRPAVQGDYTLRDTVFSHDGQTTALHVKALHIGAGERIAVLGRNGAGKSTLLQALSGLIEPRAGSVVLDGVSMAHIDPADVRRDVGLLAQDARLFHGTLRENLQMGTPHATDAELIAALQATGAWAFVRRLPTGLDHPLLEGGRGLSGGQRQSLLLARLMLRRPSVLLLDEPTASLDEVAEREVIEQLRALSAGRTLVLATHRPAVLEAVDRILVVDGGAVVLDGPRDQVMARLRQGAAASRETAAPAGHGKETQA; the protein is encoded by the coding sequence ATGACCGCCACCACCATGCCCGAGCTTGCTGCCGCGCGCGGCCCCGAACTGCTCTCCGGCTGGGTCGATGCCGTGCTCGCCGTGGCCGCCCACTACCACCTCGACACCTCGCGCGAGCGCATCCGCGGCGCTGTCGCATGGAGCGACCACGAAGACATCGGCGAGCGCGTGCGCCAGATGGCCCGCCAAGCCGGACTCACCGTGCGCCAGGTCGCACCGCGTCTGGACACCCTGAGCCCCTGGCGCCTGCCCGTGGTGCTGCAACTGCGCGACGGGCAGGTGGCCGTGGTCACCGCCATCTCGGCGCAGGGCCTGCGCGTGATGCTCGGTGGCGACCAGGGCGCAGAAACCGTCTGCACGATCGACGAGCTGCAACCCACGCTCGAAGCCATGGCCGTGCTGCGGCCCGCGCAATCGGCGCCCGACTCGCGCGTCGACGCTTACATCCGCCCCGTCGAGCCGCACTGGCTGCGCCAGATCGTGCTGGCCGACTGGCGGCCCTACGCGCACATCCTCGTCGCGTCGCTCGCCTACAACCTGATGGCGCTGGCCGGCACCTTGTTCTCGATGCAGGTGTACGACCGCGTCGTGCCCGCGCAGTCGCTGCCCACGCTGCATGTGCTGTTCGGCGGCGTGCTGCTGTCGATCGTGTTCAGCTGGGTCATGCGCGGCGCGCGCATGCGCATCACCGACGTGGTGGGCAAGCGCGCCGACCTGCGCATTTCGGACCGCGTGTTCGGCCACGCGCTGCGCGTGCGCGGCTCGGCACGCCCGCGCGCCACCGGCACCTTCATCTCGCAGCTGCGCGAGCTGGAGCCCGTGCGCGAAATGCTCACGTCGACGACCGTGGCGGCCGTGGCCGACCTGCCGTTCTTCTTCGTGTTCTGCGTGCTCTTCTGGTTCATTGCCGGCTGGCTCGTGCTGGTGCCGCTGGCCGCGTGCGTGCTGCTGCTCGTGCCCAGCCTGCTGGCGCAGCCGCGCCTGCGCGCGCTGGCCCAGGCAGGCATGCGCGAATCGTCGCTGCGCAACGCCATGCTGGTCGAGGCCGTGCAAGGCATCGACGACATCAAGGTGCTGCAGGCCGAGCCGCGCTTCCAGAACCAGTGGAACCACTACAACGCAGTCAACGCCGACTCGGGCCTGCAACTGCGCGCGCTGCTCAACACCCTGAGCAACTGGACACAGACCGTGCAGGGCGGCGCCTTTGCCTTCGTCGTGTTCTTCGGCGCGCCGCTGGTCATGGACGGCCACATGAGCACCGGCGTGCTCGTGGCCGCATCGATTTTGTCGACCCGCATGCTCGCGCCGCTGGCCGGCGTGACGCAGGTGCTCAACCGCTGGCAGCAGGCCAAGGTGGCCGGCGAGTCGCTCGACCAGCTCATGAAGCTGCCGGTCGACCATCCGCCGAACGAGACGCGCGTGCACCGGCCCGCCGTGCAGGGCGACTACACGCTGCGCGACACTGTCTTCAGCCACGACGGCCAGACCACCGCGCTGCATGTGAAGGCGCTGCACATCGGTGCCGGCGAACGCATTGCCGTGCTCGGGCGCAACGGCGCGGGCAAGTCGACACTGCTGCAAGCGCTGTCGGGCCTCATCGAACCGCGTGCGGGCAGCGTGGTGCTCGACGGCGTGTCGATGGCCCACATCGACCCCGCCGACGTGCGCCGCGACGTCGGCCTGCTCGCGCAAGACGCGCGCCTGTTCCACGGCACCCTGCGCGAGAACCTGCAGATGGGCACGCCCCACGCCACCGACGCCGAATTGATTGCGGCCCTGCAAGCCACCGGCGCCTGGGCCTTCGTGCGCCGCCTGCCCACCGGGCTGGACCATCCGCTGCTCGAAGGCGGGCGCGGCCTCTCGGGCGGACAGCGCCAGAGCCTGCTGCTCGCGCGGCTCATGCTGCGCCGCCCCAGCGTGCTGCTGCTCGACGAGCCCACCGCCTCGCTCGACGAAGTGGCCGAGCGCGAAGTGATCGAACAATTGCGCGCGCTGTCCGCAGGCCGCACGCTGGTGCTGGCCACGCACCGCCCGGCCGTGCTCGAGGCGGTCGACCGCATCCTCGTGGTGGACGGCGGCGCCGTCGTGCTCGACGGGCCGCGCGACCAGGTGATGGCGCGGCTGCGCCAGGGCGCGGCGGCATCGCGCGAGACCGCGGCCCCCGCAGGCCATGGCAAGGAGACGCAGGCATGA
- a CDS encoding HlyD family efflux transporter periplasmic adaptor subunit translates to MNAVTLTKAQMQAQTQSPAVSTATVWGPGGADDFDEARASGSARVVWFVALFLLAFFVWAWCFEIDEVSSGMGKVIPSSREQRIQSLEGGILAELRVHEGQIVEKGEVLAQLDPTRGESSVEETAARYRAALASSVRLRAEVEGRSTLQFPAELKAHAQLVDSESALFRSRQGSLRDTTAGLGQALALVRKELDITRSLQVSGAASNVELIRLQRQAADLELKISEARSNYMVRSREELAKADAEVKSLSSVVRGRADSLERLTLNSPVRGIVKSLQVTTIGGVVPPNGSLLTLVPLDDQLLVEARISPRDIAFMRPGQEAQIKITAYDYAVYGGLKGRVVTIAPDTQRDEVKPEIVYYPVLVRTDSDALTDKAGRRMPIVPGMVTTADIRTGRKTVWDYLTKPLNKAREAMRER, encoded by the coding sequence ATGAACGCCGTGACATTGACCAAGGCACAAATGCAGGCACAGACGCAGTCACCCGCCGTCTCCACTGCCACCGTGTGGGGCCCCGGCGGCGCCGACGACTTCGACGAGGCCCGCGCCAGCGGCTCCGCACGCGTCGTGTGGTTCGTCGCGCTCTTTCTGCTCGCGTTCTTCGTGTGGGCCTGGTGCTTCGAGATCGACGAGGTGTCCAGCGGCATGGGCAAGGTGATTCCCAGCTCGCGTGAGCAGCGCATCCAGTCGCTCGAAGGCGGCATCCTCGCCGAGCTGCGCGTGCACGAAGGCCAGATCGTCGAGAAGGGCGAGGTGCTTGCGCAGCTCGACCCGACGCGCGGCGAATCGAGCGTGGAAGAAACCGCCGCGCGCTACCGCGCCGCACTGGCCAGCAGCGTGCGCCTGCGCGCCGAGGTGGAAGGGCGCAGCACCCTGCAGTTCCCCGCCGAGCTGAAGGCGCACGCGCAACTGGTCGATTCCGAAAGCGCGCTCTTCCGCTCGCGCCAGGGCAGCTTGCGCGACACCACGGCCGGCCTGGGCCAGGCGCTTGCGCTCGTGCGCAAAGAGCTCGACATCACGCGCTCACTGCAGGTGAGCGGCGCGGCCAGCAACGTCGAACTCATCCGCCTGCAACGCCAGGCTGCCGACCTGGAGCTGAAGATTTCCGAGGCGCGATCGAACTACATGGTGCGCAGCCGCGAAGAACTGGCCAAGGCCGATGCCGAGGTGAAGTCTTTGTCGTCCGTGGTGCGCGGGCGTGCCGACTCGCTCGAGCGGCTCACCTTGAACTCGCCCGTGCGCGGCATCGTCAAGAGCTTGCAGGTCACCACCATCGGCGGCGTCGTGCCGCCCAACGGCTCGCTGCTGACCCTCGTGCCGCTGGACGACCAGCTGCTGGTCGAGGCGCGCATCTCGCCGCGCGACATCGCCTTCATGCGGCCCGGGCAGGAGGCGCAGATCAAGATCACCGCCTACGACTACGCCGTGTACGGCGGCCTCAAGGGCCGCGTGGTGACCATCGCGCCCGACACCCAGCGCGACGAGGTCAAGCCCGAGATCGTGTACTACCCCGTGCTCGTGCGCACCGACTCCGACGCGCTCACCGACAAGGCCGGCCGCCGCATGCCCATCGTGCCCGGCATGGTGACCACCGCCGACATCCGCACCGGCCGCAAGACCGTGTGGGACTACCTGACCAAGCCGCTGAACAAGGCGCGCGAAGCCATGCGCGAGCGCTGA
- the bamE gene encoding outer membrane protein assembly factor BamE domain-containing protein: MKKTPHASPAVATFVLAAALLGAATTAVARDNPVDPVSNPDKLDYRDVEARRPDFKEPFLRDGVVSRPERFREIKPGLNQAQVLAVLGQALKQERGARGTEWDYHFKFQMPQSANYLVCQYKVVFDDSQAVRSAVWRRRQCLDLVPR; encoded by the coding sequence ATGAAAAAGACCCCGCACGCATCACCCGCCGTTGCCACCTTCGTGCTCGCCGCCGCACTGCTCGGCGCCGCGACAACTGCCGTGGCCCGCGACAACCCCGTGGACCCCGTGAGCAACCCCGACAAGCTGGACTACCGCGACGTCGAGGCGCGCCGCCCCGACTTCAAGGAACCCTTTCTGCGCGACGGCGTGGTGTCGCGGCCCGAGCGCTTTCGCGAGATCAAGCCCGGCCTCAACCAGGCCCAGGTGCTCGCCGTGCTCGGCCAGGCGCTGAAGCAAGAGCGCGGCGCGCGCGGCACCGAGTGGGACTACCACTTCAAGTTCCAGATGCCGCAGTCGGCCAACTACCTCGTGTGCCAGTACAAGGTCGTGTTCGACGACAGCCAGGCCGTGCGCAGCGCCGTGTGGCGCCGTCGGCAATGCCTGGATCTGGTACCGCGCTGA
- a CDS encoding sensor histidine kinase, with protein sequence MNLSLGTAAFFTALLEAVLAAGMWALWARGRARYLIHWGFGFFVFGVGALLLTLRGRIPDFLSILVGNLCLTLSSILLYVGICVFFDRRRSWLPWMVGVLSSEVALLAYYSYGSYDTSARVYVYSVAQTLIALMMLQTLFAVNRGRGERFKPEVAAVALVALAALVAHSARLVGTPFFPVPQDFLASGDFQVLFAFGLQLIHVGYAIAFGNMHASALHEELRTALADAEAKDRQKVEILGYVSHDLRAPLATISGYSSLLLANANQGQRKHLLAIQRGVKYQLNLIDELLEYAKAELQPLAIQPLTTDLPLLLDNISEYGVALCSQQNNGFRYQPSTRIPQRINIDGKRLQQVLLNLLSNAAKFTRDGLVTLSVTARKEGATCTLNFAVSDTGIGVDLNQNADIFSAFQQVQAASGSSGLGLFIVRRIVEAMGGSLSVTSVYGQGATFSFVLSAPTDEADADWVVVEQREMEPAGSSSMPAMPRNLMPEDRALDELAGLALQGRFTDIEHWVAHHADQVAHAAFIARLLDLLEQLDFRGIHGLALSGRSDPNT encoded by the coding sequence ATGAACTTGAGTCTGGGAACCGCGGCCTTCTTCACTGCGCTGTTGGAAGCTGTCCTTGCCGCCGGCATGTGGGCGTTGTGGGCGAGGGGACGAGCCCGCTATCTCATTCATTGGGGCTTTGGATTCTTCGTCTTCGGAGTCGGTGCTTTGCTCCTCACTTTGCGGGGGCGAATCCCGGATTTTCTATCCATCCTCGTCGGGAATCTCTGCTTAACACTGAGCTCAATCCTGCTGTACGTAGGTATCTGCGTGTTCTTCGACCGACGCCGGTCGTGGTTGCCGTGGATGGTGGGAGTGTTGAGCTCGGAGGTCGCACTGCTGGCGTACTACTCCTACGGTTCATATGACACCTCGGCACGCGTGTACGTGTATAGCGTGGCCCAAACGCTGATCGCCCTGATGATGCTTCAGACACTGTTCGCAGTGAATCGTGGACGAGGAGAGCGCTTCAAGCCGGAAGTCGCCGCTGTGGCTTTGGTGGCATTGGCGGCACTGGTGGCTCACAGCGCACGCTTGGTCGGCACGCCTTTTTTCCCTGTGCCGCAAGATTTTCTGGCTTCAGGGGATTTCCAGGTCTTGTTTGCCTTCGGTCTTCAGTTGATTCACGTCGGGTATGCCATTGCGTTCGGCAACATGCACGCGTCCGCGTTGCATGAAGAACTGCGAACGGCACTCGCGGACGCCGAAGCAAAGGACCGACAGAAAGTTGAAATCCTGGGCTACGTCAGCCACGACTTGCGCGCACCGCTTGCGACGATCAGCGGATACTCCTCGCTCTTGCTCGCCAACGCGAACCAAGGGCAACGCAAGCATCTGCTAGCCATCCAGCGCGGCGTCAAATATCAACTCAACCTGATCGACGAACTGCTGGAATATGCCAAGGCCGAACTGCAACCTTTGGCTATTCAACCGCTCACTACCGACCTGCCGCTTCTGCTGGACAACATCTCCGAATACGGAGTCGCCCTGTGTTCGCAACAGAACAACGGCTTTCGCTATCAGCCCTCAACTCGAATTCCCCAACGGATCAACATCGACGGAAAACGCTTGCAGCAGGTGCTGTTGAATCTGTTGTCCAACGCCGCCAAGTTCACGCGCGATGGTCTGGTGACTCTCTCTGTCACGGCCCGGAAAGAGGGGGCAACCTGTACCTTGAATTTCGCTGTCAGTGACACAGGCATTGGCGTCGACCTGAACCAGAATGCCGACATTTTTTCCGCGTTCCAGCAGGTACAAGCCGCAAGTGGCAGCAGCGGGCTGGGCCTGTTCATCGTGCGGCGCATTGTCGAGGCCATGGGTGGGTCCCTGAGCGTGACCAGTGTCTACGGCCAAGGTGCCACGTTTTCTTTCGTACTCTCTGCGCCGACCGATGAAGCTGACGCAGATTGGGTCGTCGTCGAGCAGCGGGAGATGGAACCCGCTGGGTCTTCATCGATGCCCGCGATGCCCCGAAATCTCATGCCGGAGGATCGAGCTCTGGACGAGCTCGCAGGCCTGGCGCTCCAGGGACGCTTCACCGATATTGAGCATTGGGTTGCGCACCATGCCGATCAAGTCGCCCATGCTGCGTTCATTGCCCGGCTTCTTGACTTGCTGGAGCAGTTGGACTTCCGCGGGATTCACGGGTTGGCGCTGAGTGGCAGAAGTGATCCGAATACATGA
- a CDS encoding KAP family P-loop NTPase fold protein, whose translation MWHDIEAKVDLLNFGLVANAATNLIKDAGDMPVTIGISGGWGAGKSTLVKLVQAQLEQSTKKDDENSPYILMEFNAWLYQGYEDARQALLQAVSDRLVEEATKRKTFVDKAMDFAKRVKLLKVGRIAAPVVAHVAVGTLGAGPLGALFGAVSGLVQGFADENRRAESLKAVQEAYAELSPELKEVIGEKKDASLPKEIEGLRQAFADLLEKLNVRLVVFVDDLDRCLPTTAIGTLEAMRLLLHVPRTAFLIAADESMIRGAVRAHFKGVEIEEGLVTSYFDKLIQIPLRVPRLGISEVKAYLALLLTDLAVRKGKLSREAQSAGQAEVLKLLKKSWSKGISRELLDQAFKPEEAAVAKELDIADQLAPLLVTSAEIAGNPRLIKRFLNNIMIRLTIAEEMEMPLALEALVKVQLFERCASSAAFEFLTKSVAENPDGNAEFLNAVEDAAQKAEKYEPPHPSWTGPFYEQWLKLAPRLAGKNLQPILHLSRDRSLGLAAYDELSAQAKKVLEAIMEATERSALLVNQLKALGEGDVSRILNRAIRKGRENQWEFEDIVRCLHCTESHPAMGLQLAPALYEVPGNKRSVALIPLLKSLPWAAALLRDWEDDPETDEKARKYLQKQKKEVK comes from the coding sequence ATGTGGCATGACATCGAGGCAAAGGTTGATCTACTCAACTTCGGATTGGTCGCGAATGCAGCGACAAATCTGATCAAGGATGCCGGCGATATGCCGGTCACCATTGGAATATCCGGTGGATGGGGCGCCGGCAAATCGACTCTTGTGAAGCTTGTTCAGGCCCAATTGGAACAAAGCACAAAAAAGGACGACGAAAACTCCCCATACATCCTCATGGAGTTCAACGCGTGGTTGTATCAGGGCTACGAAGATGCTCGCCAAGCGCTACTCCAAGCAGTCTCAGACCGACTTGTCGAAGAAGCAACGAAGCGGAAAACGTTCGTCGACAAGGCGATGGACTTTGCCAAGCGCGTCAAGCTACTCAAGGTAGGTCGAATCGCCGCACCGGTGGTTGCGCATGTTGCTGTCGGCACGCTCGGAGCGGGCCCCCTTGGAGCCCTGTTCGGCGCAGTCAGTGGCCTTGTACAGGGATTCGCCGATGAAAACAGGCGCGCGGAAAGCCTAAAGGCAGTCCAAGAGGCCTACGCAGAGCTCTCGCCCGAACTCAAAGAAGTGATTGGAGAAAAGAAGGACGCGTCTTTGCCCAAGGAAATTGAGGGGCTGCGCCAGGCATTTGCCGACCTCTTGGAAAAGCTCAATGTCCGCTTGGTCGTCTTTGTCGACGATCTCGATCGATGCCTCCCTACAACGGCTATCGGCACGCTGGAGGCCATGCGGCTGTTGCTGCATGTCCCACGGACCGCCTTTCTGATTGCCGCCGACGAAAGCATGATTCGTGGCGCGGTTCGGGCTCACTTCAAAGGCGTGGAGATCGAAGAAGGGCTTGTCACTAGCTACTTCGATAAGCTCATCCAGATTCCGTTGCGCGTCCCGCGCCTTGGTATTAGTGAGGTCAAGGCATATCTCGCGCTCCTGCTGACTGACCTCGCTGTGCGCAAAGGGAAGCTTTCAAGGGAGGCTCAGTCAGCTGGACAGGCAGAGGTTCTTAAGCTGCTAAAGAAGTCGTGGTCAAAGGGCATTTCACGCGAGCTTCTTGATCAGGCGTTCAAACCTGAAGAGGCAGCGGTAGCCAAGGAATTGGATATCGCCGATCAGCTAGCGCCTCTGCTCGTGACATCCGCCGAAATTGCCGGCAATCCACGTCTCATCAAGCGATTTTTGAACAACATCATGATTCGGCTGACCATCGCCGAAGAAATGGAGATGCCGCTTGCCCTGGAGGCGCTGGTCAAGGTTCAGCTGTTCGAACGTTGCGCATCGAGTGCTGCATTCGAATTTCTGACCAAATCGGTGGCCGAAAATCCAGACGGCAACGCAGAGTTTCTAAACGCAGTGGAGGACGCCGCGCAAAAAGCCGAGAAGTACGAGCCGCCACACCCATCGTGGACCGGCCCCTTCTACGAGCAGTGGCTCAAGCTCGCTCCGCGTCTGGCAGGCAAAAATCTACAGCCAATCTTGCATCTCAGCCGCGACCGCAGCTTGGGTTTGGCTGCCTACGACGAACTATCTGCTCAAGCCAAGAAGGTGTTGGAAGCAATCATGGAGGCGACTGAACGGTCCGCATTGCTTGTCAATCAGCTCAAAGCCCTCGGTGAAGGAGATGTTTCTCGAATACTCAATCGTGCGATTCGAAAAGGTCGCGAGAACCAGTGGGAGTTTGAGGACATCGTGCGATGCCTTCATTGCACCGAATCTCATCCGGCGATGGGACTTCAGCTAGCACCGGCGCTCTACGAGGTCCCAGGCAACAAGCGCAGTGTGGCGCTCATTCCCCTGCTCAAATCGCTTCCGTGGGCAGCTGCTCTGTTGCGAGACTGGGAAGACGATCCAGAGACGGACGAGAAGGCGCGCAAGTACCTGCAAAAACAAAAGAAAGAGGTCAAATAA
- the qatB gene encoding Qat anti-phage system associated protein QatB has protein sequence MFSFLNAVSQGTTAEARKWVEDLRETNPSAEDVVDAIVRELAPPGGSADEDSLRDAMDHALSELIKDDPAIDPLSMEVNDIWELMKGYLAIEAGNRLCFDLGPIFESSQLDPRTAVLREKEMRRFLRNEIGAHVELLRGTIANPSRTQLDGILQEALKMTFELFEAEL, from the coding sequence TTGTTCTCGTTCCTCAACGCCGTCAGCCAAGGAACAACAGCCGAAGCCCGCAAATGGGTCGAAGACCTGCGCGAAACCAACCCGTCGGCAGAAGACGTAGTGGACGCCATCGTTCGAGAGCTGGCGCCCCCTGGCGGAAGCGCGGACGAAGATTCGCTCCGCGACGCGATGGATCACGCCTTGTCCGAACTCATCAAGGACGACCCCGCCATCGACCCCTTGAGCATGGAGGTCAACGACATCTGGGAACTGATGAAGGGCTACCTAGCAATCGAGGCAGGCAACCGGCTTTGCTTCGACCTCGGCCCAATCTTCGAAAGCTCGCAGCTTGACCCGCGAACAGCTGTTCTCCGGGAAAAGGAGATGCGACGCTTCCTCAGAAACGAAATTGGGGCACATGTAGAACTGCTGCGGGGCACCATTGCCAATCCATCGCGCACCCAGCTAGACGGCATCCTGCAAGAGGCACTGAAGATGACCTTTGAGCTGTTTGAGGCAGAGCTATGA
- the qatC gene encoding Qat anti-phage system QueC-like protein QatC — translation MTKIFCAPKDQIPEARHADTTYFSMYAHDGLPDVSTVGTSLIDEVKKAGLVPSAASWDFLTLALAVNAADHAVERSLSADGWTRTIELEVALYEPAPFGRLTIEIEQALRFLTGDFWRLRFVEGGYPPPISKHPVAYDADCVSLLSGGLDSLIGALDLTAQRRRPIFVSHIAKGDSETQVLYAKTFGGGERHLQWNQNIWLKPQREGEGSTRGRSIVFFAFAALAADSHARASEASSVEVFVPENGLISLNVPLTVGRVGSLSTKTTHPVFMQRLQTLWASLGIPATLRLPYAAKTKGEMMADCLDPDRLKGLAGMSTSCGRFSVYGLRHCGRCVPCMVRRSAFLRSRISDTTAVYVYPDLKAAQPDKGANDVAAVATAVVKVEDEGVRAFTAGQFVFAESSHRAVFEGVVERGLQELGVLLRSHHVL, via the coding sequence ATGACAAAGATTTTCTGTGCGCCCAAGGACCAGATTCCGGAAGCCCGTCACGCTGATACCACATACTTTTCGATGTATGCGCACGACGGACTGCCCGACGTGAGCACTGTAGGAACATCGCTCATTGATGAGGTCAAGAAGGCCGGGCTGGTGCCTAGCGCAGCAAGTTGGGACTTCTTAACCCTAGCATTAGCGGTCAACGCTGCCGATCATGCAGTGGAGCGCAGTCTTTCGGCCGACGGCTGGACGAGAACCATCGAGCTGGAAGTGGCTCTCTATGAGCCCGCCCCCTTCGGGAGGTTGACTATTGAGATCGAACAGGCGCTGCGGTTCTTGACGGGCGACTTCTGGCGCTTGCGTTTCGTCGAAGGCGGATATCCGCCGCCGATTTCGAAACACCCCGTGGCTTATGACGCGGACTGCGTATCGCTCCTGTCGGGCGGGCTTGATAGCCTGATTGGAGCACTGGACCTGACCGCTCAACGTCGGCGCCCCATTTTCGTCTCGCACATCGCCAAGGGTGACTCGGAGACGCAAGTCTTGTACGCAAAAACATTCGGTGGCGGTGAACGCCACCTGCAATGGAATCAAAATATTTGGTTGAAACCACAGCGCGAAGGCGAGGGCTCGACACGTGGTCGGTCTATTGTCTTCTTCGCTTTCGCAGCGCTTGCTGCCGACAGTCACGCACGCGCGTCCGAGGCCAGCTCCGTTGAGGTCTTCGTTCCAGAGAACGGGCTCATCAGCCTCAATGTGCCCTTGACCGTTGGCCGAGTTGGGAGCTTGAGTACCAAGACCACACACCCAGTTTTCATGCAGCGGCTTCAAACCCTGTGGGCTAGCCTAGGGATTCCCGCGACCTTGCGACTCCCATACGCTGCAAAGACCAAGGGAGAGATGATGGCTGACTGTCTCGACCCAGACAGACTGAAAGGCTTGGCCGGGATGTCAACAAGCTGTGGCCGCTTTAGCGTATACGGATTGCGGCACTGTGGTCGGTGTGTGCCCTGCATGGTTCGCCGATCAGCCTTTCTGCGGTCCCGAATCTCAGATACCACTGCGGTGTATGTCTATCCCGATTTGAAGGCTGCACAGCCCGACAAGGGGGCGAACGACGTTGCAGCAGTGGCCACTGCTGTGGTGAAAGTCGAGGACGAAGGCGTTCGCGCCTTCACCGCAGGGCAGTTCGTCTTCGCGGAGTCGTCTCACCGCGCAGTCTTCGAAGGGGTCGTTGAGCGAGGACTGCAAGAATTAGGGGTCTTGCTGCGTTCTCACCATGTCCTGTGA